The following are encoded in a window of Penicillium oxalicum strain HP7-1 chromosome II, whole genome shotgun sequence genomic DNA:
- a CDS encoding Nucleoporin NSP1, with the protein MAFSFGGQGSDGASKPSIFGSNGSAFGSNNQTGSNTASGGGGLFGNVGAPAAGSTTPSIFGAASSGTQSPSIFGTAGKTAAATPPATSSGFSFGAANPTTSTTTPGQPATSGLFGGAGAAKSSSNLFGAGAGSSATATPSGGSLFGNNSTTPAGPPPGSKAPSLFGALNTGSSATPSSTPATSSTTPAVAQTQSSGLFGGATSGAAKPPAFTAPSSGGGLFGNNSKPAESATQNTAAAPASKPLFGAAPAATSTGGDSTPKPAFSLGGAPSVTGNATSQPASNLGGAASTGGEARKPTFSLGGATTAPPSNTASTATPQKSLFPGLGATSSAGAGPTTTSASTGSSMFSALGGAKTTATATPGTTATSTTPTATPAAGSSLFSKPAGDQSSSQAPAANASKDKPAFGVAPAGAASTGAAALGQSTAGPAPPAQSRLKNKTMDEIITRWATDLTKYQKDFREQAEKVAEWDRMLVENGTKVQKLYGNTVDAERATQEVERQLSSVEAQQDELSSWLDRYEREVDEMVSKQVTPGEQGPDQEREKTYKLAEKLSDRLDEMGKDLTSMIEEVNGASATISKTNRADEPISQIVRILNSHLSQLQVIDQGTSELQAKVAAAQKAGQSISSRLGYGFASPAMGGGGSAADDFYRSYMGRR; encoded by the exons ATGGCATTCAGCTTTGGTGGACAGGGCTCTGATGGAGCTTCTAAACCTAGCATTTTCGGCTCCAATGGCAGTGCCTTCGGTTCGAACAATCAGACTGGCTCAAACACTGCGTCaggtggaggaggacttTTCGGCAATGTAGGCGCGCCCGCCGCTGGAAGCACGACACCTTCGATCTTTGGCGCAGCGTCTTCAGGCACTCAGAGCCCTTCGATCTTCGGTACTGCCGGTAAGACTGCTGCTGCCACTCCTCCCGCAACCTCGTCTGGTTTCTCTTTCGGCGCTGCAAACCCGACCACCAGCACGACCACCCCAGGACAGCCAGCCACGAGTGGATTATTTGGCGGCGCCGGGGCTGCGAAGTCCTCGAGCAATTTGTTCGGGGCTGGAGCTGGCTCTTCCGCTACGGCAACCCCCTCCGGTGGCTCTTTGTTCGGCAATAACTCAACTACCCCCGCTGGGCCACCGCCAGGATCAAAGGCACCTTCTCTGTTCGGAGCTTTGAACACCGGTTCTTCTGCCACTCCATCCTCGACTCCCGCAACATCATCTACGACGCCGGCTGTTGCGCAAACACAATCATCCGGTTTGTTTGGAGGGGCCACCTCTGGCGCAGCGAAGCCTCCAGCATTCACTGCGCCCTCGTCCGGTGGTGGTCTGTTTGGCAACAACAGCAAGCCGGCTGAATCTGCCACCCAGAACACCGCCGCAGCGCCGGCGTCTAAGCCATTGTTTGGAGCCGCGCCTGCAGCAACCTCTACAGGCGGAGACTCAACACCCAAGCCCGCGTTTTCTTTGGGAGGAGCCCCGTCCGTCACCGGTAATGCTACTTCCCAGCCTGCGTCTAATCTTGGTGGAGCCGCTTCTACTGGAGGTGAGGCTCGTAAACCCACCTTCTCCCTCGGAGGAGCGACCACAGCGCCACCATCCAACACAGCATCCACTGCCACTCCTCAAAAGTCTCTCTTCCCAGGACTCGGAGCCACCTCGTCCGCGGGTGCTGGCCCTACTACCACCAGTGCTTCCACCGGAAGCTCCATGTTCTCTGCCTTGGGTGGTGCTAAAACCACGGCAACTGCCACTCCTGGGACCACAGCCACATCTACCACTCCTACTGCTACTCCCGCCGCTGGATCGAGTCTTTTTTCCAAGCCCGCTGGAGATCAGTCCTCATCGCAAGCCCCTGCTGCCAACGCCTCCAAAGATAAACCTGCCTTTGGGGTCGCTCCCGCCGGTGCCGCTAGCACTGGCGCCGCTGCTCTCGGCCAATCTACTGCTGGGCCCGCTCCCCCGGCCCAGTCTCGTCTGAAGAACAAAACCATGGATGAGATCATCACTCGTTGGGCGACCGATCTCACAAAGTACCAAAAGGATTTCCGCGAGCAGGCTGAGAAAGTCGCCGAATGGGATCGCATGCTTGTGGAGAATGGAACCAAGGTGCAGAAGCTCTATGGTAACACGGTTGATGCAGAGCGTGCTACCCAGGAGGTGGAACGCCAATTGTCCTCCGTCGAGGCCCAGCAGGATGAGTTGAGCTCATGGCTTGATCGATATGAAAGGGAGGTCGACGAGATGGTCTCGAAGCAGGTCACACCTGGCGAACAGGGCCCTGATCAAGAACGTGAAAAAAC ATACAAACTCGCTGAGAAGCTCTCTGATCGTCTGGACGAGATGGGTAAAGATCTCACCAGTATGATCGAAGAGGTCAACGGGGCTTCTGCAACGATCAGCAAGACGAATCGGGCCGACGAACCA ATTTCCCAAATTGTTCGCATTCTCAACTCGCACCTGTCGCAGCTGCAGGTCATTGATCAGGGGACCTCAGAGCTGCAGGCCAAGGTTGCAGCTGCTCAGAAGGCCGGCcagtccatctcctcgcgcCTCGGGTATGGGTTTGCCAGCCCTGCTATgggcggtggtggtagtgCCGCTGATGATTTCTATCGGTCGTATATGGGTAGACGGTAG